From a single Longimicrobiales bacterium genomic region:
- a CDS encoding amidase: MMPQTASPIDRRSFIAFTAALTSLLPESLRAQQQEPRVSVDMIAQAERIAGLEFTPEEREEMVRGLDSNVRAWEALREVQLPNAVPPAVQFDPVLPGIAVPLGEGVFRPSDPGALRRPSNLEDVAFWPVTHLAVLIRTRQVTPSELTRMYLDRLKRHGPTLEAVVTLTEERALEQAARMDAEIAAGRYRGPLHGIPWGAKDLLATRGYPTTFGAKPYEDQVIDMDATVVRRLDDAGAILVAKLTLGALAQGDQWFGGMTRNPWKLDQGSSGSSAGPGAATAAGLVGFSIGTETLGSIVSPSTRNGVTGLRPTYGTVSRHGAMALSWSMDKIGPMCRTVEDCALVYQAIRGTDGFDLTVRDVPFDWDAARDPRELRVGYYRSAFEADHNTKTFDDAALDVMRRIGFDLVPFETPDDYPLNSLRSAILTAEAAAAFDELTRSNRDDLMERSSWPNTFRTARLVPAVEYINANRVRTLVMQAMHEAMQDVDVVVTPSYGGNILLLTNLTGHPTVVLPNGFTQENTPVSLSFVGRLFGEGDALLVARAYQDATDFHTQYPPQFRVGA; the protein is encoded by the coding sequence ATGATGCCGCAGACCGCGTCCCCGATCGATCGCCGCAGCTTCATCGCGTTCACCGCGGCGCTCACGTCGCTGCTGCCCGAGAGCCTGCGCGCGCAGCAGCAGGAGCCGCGCGTGAGCGTGGACATGATCGCGCAGGCCGAGCGCATTGCCGGCCTCGAGTTCACCCCCGAGGAGCGCGAGGAGATGGTGCGCGGCCTGGACTCCAACGTCCGCGCATGGGAAGCGCTGCGCGAAGTGCAGCTCCCCAACGCCGTGCCGCCCGCAGTCCAGTTCGACCCGGTGCTGCCGGGCATTGCGGTGCCGCTGGGCGAGGGGGTGTTCCGGCCATCGGATCCGGGCGCACTGCGACGGCCTTCCAACCTGGAGGATGTCGCGTTCTGGCCCGTGACACACCTCGCCGTGCTGATCCGCACTCGGCAGGTCACGCCGAGCGAGCTGACGCGGATGTACCTCGACCGGCTGAAGCGTCATGGCCCCACGCTGGAGGCGGTCGTCACGCTCACCGAGGAGCGCGCGCTCGAGCAGGCCGCGCGCATGGACGCGGAGATCGCGGCCGGCAGGTACCGCGGTCCGCTGCACGGGATTCCCTGGGGCGCGAAGGACCTGCTCGCCACGCGCGGCTATCCGACGACGTTCGGGGCAAAGCCGTACGAGGACCAGGTCATCGACATGGATGCGACGGTCGTGCGCAGGCTCGACGACGCCGGCGCGATCCTCGTCGCCAAGCTCACGCTCGGTGCCCTCGCCCAGGGTGACCAGTGGTTCGGCGGCATGACCCGCAACCCGTGGAAGCTCGACCAGGGCTCCAGTGGCTCCTCGGCAGGACCGGGTGCGGCGACCGCGGCGGGCCTCGTCGGCTTCAGCATCGGCACGGAGACACTCGGCTCGATCGTCTCACCCTCGACACGCAACGGCGTCACGGGGCTGCGGCCGACCTACGGCACGGTCAGCCGCCACGGCGCAATGGCGCTGTCGTGGAGCATGGACAAGATCGGACCGATGTGCCGCACGGTGGAGGACTGCGCGCTGGTCTACCAGGCGATCCGCGGCACGGACGGCTTCGACCTGACCGTTCGCGACGTGCCGTTCGACTGGGACGCGGCCCGTGACCCGCGGGAACTCCGCGTTGGCTACTACCGCTCGGCGTTCGAGGCGGACCACAACACCAAGACCTTCGACGACGCCGCGCTCGACGTGATGCGTCGCATCGGCTTCGACCTCGTGCCTTTCGAGACGCCGGACGACTATCCGCTCAACTCGCTGCGCTCGGCGATCCTGACGGCGGAGGCGGCAGCAGCCTTCGACGAGCTGACGCGCAGCAACCGCGACGACCTGATGGAGCGCAGCTCCTGGCCGAACACGTTCCGCACTGCCCGCCTCGTGCCGGCCGTCGAGTACATCAACGCGAACCGTGTTCGAACACTCGTCATGCAGGCCATGCACGAGGCGATGCAGGACGTCGACGTGGTGGTCACACCGTCCTACGGTGGCAACATCCTCCTTCTCACGAACCTGACCGGCCATCCGACGGTCGTGCTGCCCAACGGCTTCACGCAGGAGAACACGCCGGTCTCGCTCTCGTTCGTCGGTCGGCTGTTCGGCGAGGGAGACGCGCTGCTGGTCGCCAGGGCGTACCAGGACGCGACGGATTTCCACACGCAGTATCCGCCGCAGTTCCGGGTCGGTGCATGA